The genomic window TCAGCTCGGCGAGCAGGTCGAGCGGGGGCTTGGGCGGCAGCGGCTGCTGCCTGGTCCGCTCGGGCTCCGTGAGCGACGCGGGGCCGGCGGGAGTGGCGGGAGTGGCGACGGCGGGCGCCTTGGGGGCCGCGGGCCGCACGGGCCGCGCGGGCGTGACCACGTCGTCGCGGCGCAGCGCCACGAACTTGCTGGTGCGCTCGGCCTCGGACTCCGGCTTGGGCGCGGGCTCCGAGCCCCCGGCGGACTTCGCGGGCGGCGGCGTGATCTTGAGCGCGGTGGTGGGCTGGTCCACGGCCGGGCGCGGCAGCTTCTTGAACACCGCGGTGGGCTGGTCGACCGGCGCGTCGTCCTCGGACGGACCGCCTTCGGAGTCGCCTTCGGAGCCGTCGTCGGAGTCGTCGTCGGAGTCGTCGTCCTCGGCGGTCACGGCGTCGGCTTCCGGCTGTACGGAGTCGTCGGCGGTGTCCGCGTCGGCGGTGGTCTCGGTGGCCTCGGCTTCCGCGGTGGCCTCGGCACCGTCGGCTTCGGGCTCGTCGGAGTCGTCACCGTGATCCGCGCCCGGCGCCTCGTCGTCCTCGGCGTCGGCGGCATCCTCGGCTTCCGCGTCGGCGTCGGCGTCGGCGTCGGCGTCGGCGTCGGCGTCGGCGTCGGCAGCCTCCGGCTCGACGGCGTCGGCACCCGTTCCCGCGTCCTCCGCGTCCTCCGGGCCCGCCTCGGCATCGTTGTCCGATTCGTCGGCGCCCTCGGGGTCGTCGTCCTCCGCTTCCGCCCGCTCCGCCCTGGACACCCATGCCGCGACCGCCGCCCGCAGCCGGGCGTCGTCGCCGTCCGAGGCGGCCTCCGCGGCCTCGTCCGGCGCCTCTCCGGCCTCCGGGGCGCCGGGGGCCTCGTCCGCACCCTCCGGAGCCTCGTCGGCCTCGTCCGCAGCCTCGTCGCCCGCCTCGGCAGGGGACGGCACGGTCGTGAACACCGCCGTCGGCTGGTCGACCCGGTCGTCGGCCCGGTCGTCACCCCGCTCCTCGACCCGCGACTCGACGCGCGCCTCCGCCCCGCGGAAGACGGCAAGCCTCGGATCGCGTTCGCCCGGAGTCGTCTCCCCCGACGACTTCCGCTGCTCCGACTTGTCGGGGGACTCGCCCGCCACCGTGCCTCCTCCATGCCTACGCGCCGCGAAACGCGCTGTCCGAACCATCTACCAGTGTCCTGTGTGAGCGCTTGGCCCCCGTGCTAGACGAGAACGACATACCTGCCGGTTCCCGTACGAAGCACACAGGCGCTCTCGACAGACCAATGTGAGAGGCGTCACCCTGTCATTCATCCACGCGGGGAGGCATGGATGGGCAGGAGCCGCAGAACACTTCCGGAGGAGCTTCTGCTGCTCGCTCTGGACCCGGCAACGGGTACCACAGCGCAGCCGCAGTCGCTCGACCTCGGCCTGGCGGGAGCGCAGCTAGTGGAGCTGGCTCTGGCAGGACGGATAGCCCCTGACGGGGATCGTATCGCCGTGGTGATGCCACGGCCGACAGGAGATCCGACTCTGGACTCCGCACTGGAACTGCTGCGCAGGCGCGGCAGTCCGGTACGGGCCGTCCACTGGATCGGCGGGCCCCGGCTGGGGTTGCGCCAGACCTACCTCTCGCATCTGGAGCGGTGCGGCATGGTGCATGCCGTGGCGGGCCAGATGTGCGGGGTGCTGCCGACGACTCGCTACCAGGCGACGGACACGGCGATCAGCCGGGAGATCAGGGCCCGGCTGGACAGTGCGATCCGCACCGGCGTACCGCCGGACCCGCGGACCGCGGCGCTCGCCGCGCTGGCCCACGCGGTCGGTCTCGGCAAGCATCTGTACCCCGGCAACGAGGGGCGCTCGTCGCGCTCCCGGCTCCGGGATCTGATCAGGCACGACCCCATGGGCGGTCTCGTGGCGCACGCCGTGATGGACGTCCAGAACGGTGTGGCCGCACAGCCGCGCCGCAATAACCCGGCCGCGGGCGGCCGTCCGTCGGCGGGCGCCGTACCGGTGCAGCCGCGCGGCGGAAGCATGGCCCGCGCCGCCGTGCACTGAGCACCACCACGCACCACCACCAGCACCACCCTGTGCACCAGCGCAGAACAGCAACAGCAGCACCACGTGCAACACCAGGCGTACAAGACCCGGTTCGGGAGCCGCACCGAGCGCGCGGGGCAGTCGTCGAGACTACCCCGCGCGCTCGCCTTGTCATGCGTGTCGTCATTTTCCAGCGCAGGCCGCACCATTGGTGGCAGTCTGCTGAAACGTAGACACGCACAGCGACAAAGCCGTGCGAGAAGCAGGATCCCGCAGCCGGAGGTGCAGTTTCCGTGGCGTCCAGTGTCAACCCCACCGTCAGGCGCCGCCGCTTGGGCCAGGAGCTGCGTCGGCTCCGCGAGCTCAAGGGCATGACCGCGGAGGAGGTGGCGGAGCGCCTTCTCGTCTCCCAGTCGAAGATCAGCCGGCTGGAGAACGGCCGGCGGTCGATCAGCCAGCGCGACGTCCGCGACCTCTGCGGGGTGTACGAGGTCGAGGACCACCGGGTCGTCGACTCCCTGATGCAGATGGCCAAGGACTCCCGCCAGCAGGGCTGGTGGCACGCCTTCGGCGACATCCCCTACAGCGTCTACATCGGCCTGGAGACCGACGCCGCGAGCCTGCGGGTGTACGAGCCGCAGATCGTGCCGGGTCTGCTCCAGACCCGGACGTACGCGGAGGCCCTCATCACCGGCGCGCTGCCCGAGTCGCCGGTCAGCGACGTCGAGAAGCGCGTCCAGGTCCGGTTGCGCCGGCAGGAGCGCATCCAGACACCCGACAACCCGCTGCGGCTGTGGGCGGTGGTCGACGAGGCGGCCCTGCGCCGGGTGGTGGGCAACCGGCAGCTGATGCGCGAGCAGTTGGAGTTCCTCGTCGAGCAGTCGCAGCTGCCGCATGTCACGGTCCAGGTGCTGCCGTTCGACATGGGTGCGCACCCGGGCATCACCGGGCATTACGCCGTGCTCGAATTCCCCGACGCGTCGGACTCGAGCGTCGTCTACATCGAGGGCGTCACCAGCGACCTTTATCTGGAGAAGGCGAACGACGTCCACAAATACACCGTGATGTACGAGCACTTGCGCGCCCAGGCGCTCAACGCGGACCAGACCCGCGAGTTCATCGAGGACATCGCCAAGGGGTACGCAAGGTGACGTCCGGGTAACGAAGTTGCGGGGCGGGCACGGTACACCGTGGCAACCGGTTCCCGGAAGCCCAGTGCGGAATATGCCATCCGGTCGGGTGAACGGCCGTTCTCAGAAACAGGGGCCGCCAAGTAGCGTCGTGATCACGCCGTCAAGAACGTCGGCGGCAACGGCCAACCTGAACCGGAGATTCACATGGCTATTCAAAAGGGCGCCCTGGACACGTGGACCAAGTCCTCGTACTCCGGCGGAAACGGCGCTTGTGTCGAGGTCAAGTCCCCTGTCGAGCAGGCCGTCGCCGTACGCGACTCCAAAGTCCCCGCCGGCCCCAACCTCACCTTCGTCCCCGCATCGTGGAACGCGTTCGTGCACGAGGTGGGCAACGGTTCCCTCTAGGCACCGGACCCACGCCTCACCTCCTCAACCCATCGTCGCTCGACCGTACTCACACCGTTCGGCAACGAAAAGAGCCCTCTCGACTGGTCCGCCGTCCCGGCCGAGGGGGCTCGGCGTTTTCCGACAGGCCCTGAGGCACCCGTTCAGCGCAGCTGGTCCACGTAGCGGTCCGTCCCCGGCACCGTGGGAATGAACGGCGCCACCAGCTCCACCCGCCCCAGCTCCCCCGCGTCCAGGTCCGCGAAGTGCTCCTCCCAGCAGGCGCGGGGGTCCTGGTCCAGGAACCAGAGCAGGGTGAGCCGCGTGTCGACACCCTCCACCTGCTTCACGTACGACATCCGGTCGAGCGGCAGCGGCGTCGGCCGGAAGACCGTCACCATCGCGGCCGGAGAGCCCGCGAGCCGCTTCGGCAGCGACCGCGACCGCAGCCACTCCAGCAGCTCCGTCCGCCGCTCCGGCCCGTCCGCGTCGATCACCTCCACCACCAGACCGGCGTAGGGATGGTCGAGCGCGTGATAGTCGCGCGGGCCCGCGGCGCCGTCCCGGTAGACGGTCGCGGCATGGTCCTGGAAGGCCGTGAAGACGTGCGTACGGTCGTGGTAGACGCGGCCGTCGCGGTTGAGCCGCTTGTTGATGCCGACGGTCCACTTCATGTGGTCGTCGTAGCGCCCCTCGGTGATCCAGTATGTGGAGATGTAGCACCCGGCGGTCACCGGCTGGGCGATGGCGGACTTCTCCGGATAACGCAGCAGTTGCAGCTCCCGGGTCGCCACCCAGCGCCGCCCCGCGTACATCCAGGGCATCGCCATCGCGCCCGCGTAGTAGTGGTCGTCCTCGTACCAGCGGTTGTACGCGTACTCATGGCCCGGCTGCGGCTCGACCATGGTGATCAGGGCATGGCCGGGGTGGACTCCGTACGGGCCCACGGCCGCCAGATCCGCGTACACCTCCGACAGGGTGTCCTCGCTCACGACGCTCCCCTTCCTTCCTCCGTCCGACGGACCTACTCTGACGCTCCGTCAGATGGATGACCAGAGCCGGGAGCCGCACAGATGCTGCTGCAAGGGAAGACCGTCATCGTGTCCGGCGTCGGCGCCGGGCTCGGGCACCAGGTCGCCGCGACCGTCGTACGGGACGGCGGCAACGCCGTCCTCGGCGCGCGCACCGAGGCGAACCTCGCCAAGACCGCCGCCGAGCTGGACCCCGAGGGCGCGCACACCGCCCACCGGTCCACCGACATCACCGACGAGACCCAGTGCGAGGCGCTCGCGGCCCTGGCCGTGGAGCGCTTCGGGGGGATCGACGCGGTCGTCCATGTCGCGGCCTGGGACAGCTACTTCGGCGGCCTGGAGGACGCCGACTTCGCCACCTGGCAGCGGGTCGTCGACGTCAACCTGCTGGGCACCCTGCGGATGACCCGCGCCTGCCTCCCGGCGCTCAAGGAGCGCGGCGGTTCCGTCGTCGTCATCGGCACCCAGTCGTCGGTGGCCGCACCCTCCCAGGTCCGCCAGGCGGCGTACGCGGCCTCCAAGGGGGCGCTCACCTCGGCGATGTACTCCCTGGCGCGCGAGCTCGGCCCCCACCGGATCCGGGTCAACACCGTGCTGCCGGGCTGGATGTGGGGTCCGCCGGTCGAGGCGTACGTCCAGTTCACGGCGCACACCGAGGGCGTACCGGAGCCCGAGGTGCTCGGCCGGCTGACCGAGCGGATGGCGCTGCCCGAACTCGCCACGGACGGGGACGTGGCGGACGCGGTGGCCTTCCTCGCATCCGACCGGGCGCGGTCGATCACGGGGCAGTCGCTCCTCGTCAACGCGGGCGAGCTGATGCGGTAGCCGCACTCCCCGCCCCTCCTGGGCCGCACGGGCGAAGTCCGCCCGGTGCGGCCCTCTTTGCGCCCCTTCTCAGTCATGGATATGAACAGAGGTCAATGAATCGAACGATTTTACTTCCCCTTGACCTTTCAACGCGTTGTCGCGGCCAGTCGCATGGCCACACCATGAACGGCGTTCACAAGGCGGACCCCTGGAGGGGGACAGGACATGAACAGTCTCGACTGGACCGTGCTCATCGGCTACTTCGGCGTGATGGTCGCCATCGGCATCTGGTCCCACAAGCGTGTGGACAACGTCAGCGACTTCTTCACCGCCGGCGGCAAGATGCCATGGTGGCTGTCGGGCATCTCGCACCACATGTCCGGCTACAGCGCGGTGATGTTCACGGGGTACGCGGGCATCGCCTACACCTACGGCGTCACGTCCTTCGTCACATGGTCCCTCCCCATCGCCATCGGCATCTTCATCGGCGCCAAACTCTTCGCACCGCGGCTGAACCGGCTGCGCTCGCGGCTGCATGTCGCCTCGCCGCTCGAGTACCTCAAGAACCGCTACAACCTGAAGACCCAGCAGGCCCTGGCCTGGTCGGGCGTGCTGCTGAAGATCGTGGACGTCGGCGCCAAGTGGGCCGCGATCGCCACCCTGCTGTCGGTCTTCACCGGGATCTCCCTGAACCAGGGCATCCTCATCACCGGTGTCATCACCGGCATCTACTGCACGGTCGGTGGACTCTGGGCCGACGCACTGACCGAAATGGGCCAGTTCATCATCCAGTTCTTCGCCGGTATCGCCATGCTCATCGCGGTCATGGCCGAGCTGGACGGCTTCTCCACCCTCTGGACCATCTGGGACAAGCCCGAGCTCCAGGGCCACGGCGCGCCCACGGCCGGCCCGTACACGGTGACGTTCCTGCTCGCGTTCCTCTTCATCAAGACGTTTGAATACAACGGCGGGATGTGGAACCAGGCGCAGCGCTACATGGCCACCTCCAGCCCCACGGAGGCGACCCGCTCCGCCCGCCTCTCGGCCATCCTGTGGTTCGTCTGGCCGCTGGTCCTCTTCTTCCCGATGTGGTGCGCGCCGCTGCTCGTCGAGACGCAGAAGGCGGACGCCTCGGACTCCTACGCGCTGATGACCGAGCAGCTGCTGCCGCACGGCCTTCTCGGCCTGGTCATCGTCGGCTTCTTCTCGCACACGATGGCCATGTGCTCCTCGGACGCCAACGCCATCGCCGCCGTCTTCACCCGCGACATCATGCCGGTGCTCTCGAAGAAGGCCCGGACGTGGACCGAGCGAGCGGGTCTTTACGCCGCGCGCTGGACCACGGTCGCCTTCCTCGGTCTGTCGATGGCCATCGCCACCCAGGTCAACTCGCCGACGTTCAAGAACATCATCACGGTCGTGATCACCTGGGTCGCCGGTCTGATGGGACCGATCGCGATCCCGTTCATGCTGGGTCTGCTGAAGTCGTTCCGTAAGTCCGGGCCGACCGCGGCGCTCAGCAGCTGGGCGCTCGGCCTGCTCGCCTTCTGGCTGGTCAACTACCCGATCAGCTGGAGCATCGAGGGCGGTACGCCGCTCCAGTACAAGGTCTCGGTGCCGCTGGCGATCTCGCTGGTCGTGTACGTCCTGGTCGGCTTCGTCAAGCCCGAGGACACCCCGGAGCGGGACGCGGTCCTCGCGCAGATCAACGGCGACGGGGACGACGGCGCGGCGACGGCCGCCGTCCCGGCCCCGGCGGGTCCGGCGGCGGTGCCTCCGGTCCGGGAGGGCGCGGACGGCTGAGGTCCCCGCTCCGGCGGTCCTCGCCCGGCCCGAGGGGCCCGGCACCTCACGGGGGTGCCGGGCCCCTCGTCCGCGGTCCGTACGGCCGTCAGCCGCGCGGGTAGCGCTGGAGCCAGCCCTCGCCGGAGACGGCCGGGCCGTGGAGGGCGGGGCCCTGGGTCATCTCCATGGCGAAGTCGTCGGCGAGTTCGAGGATCGTGGAGCGGCCCTCCAGCTCCGCGAGCCAGGCGGGCGGCAGCGCCGTCTCGCCGTGCAGCGCGCCGAGGAGCGCGCCGCAGAGGGTGCCGGTGATGTGGGAGGCGCCGTCGTGGTTGACGGCGAGGCGCAGGCCGTGGCGGGCGTCCTCGCTGACGAGGGTGGCGTAGACGGCGACGGCGAGGGCCTCCTCGGCGTGCTCCGGGTCGCCCAGGGCGGCGACGCGGGCCGGGCCGGGGATGCCCTGCCGTACGGCGCCGAGGGCCTGCTTCAGGGCGTCGGTGACGGGCAGGTGGCCGGGGCGCGGGGCGAGGAGGGCGAGGGCGCGCTGGACCGAGCCGTCGACGGTCTCGCCGCGGGCCAGTCCGTGCACGATCACGGCGAAGGCGCCGGCCGAGAGATACGCGGTGGGATGTCCGTGGGTCTGGGTCGCGCACTCCACGGCGAGCTGGCAGACGAGTTGCGGCTCCCAGCCCACCAGCAGTCCGAAGGGTGCCGAGCGGACCAGGGCTCCGGCGTCGCGGGCAGTGGGGTTCTTGGGCTTGTCGAGGGTGCCGAGGGTCTCGTCCCCGAGGCCGGTGAGGCTGGCCCTGTCGGGGTCGCGGCGGGCGTAGAGCCACTCCTCGCGGGCGAGCCAGCCGTTGTCCTTGCGGCGTTCGTCGGGGCCCCAGTCGCGCTGGGTCGCGGCCCAGCGCAGATGGGCGCGGTGCACGTCGGTGGGCGGGTGCCAGGCCCCGGTGTCGCGGCGCACCTGGGCGCGTATGAGGCCGTCGACGGTGAAGAGGGTCAGCTGGGTGGCGGCGGTGACGGCGCCGCGGCGGCCGTAGGCGGGTACGTAGTCGCCGACGCCGTCGGTTCCGTGGCCGGTGCGGATCTCGTCGAGGGTCAGCTCCGCGACGCCGGCGCCGAGCGCGTCCCCGATGGCGGCACCGAGCAGACAGCCGCGTACCCGGGCGCGGAAGTCCTGCTGCTCGGCTCGGCCCCAGACGGCTGAGGCTGCGCTGGTCGCTGTGGTCACGCGGCGTCCCCTCCTCACTTGTGCGCAGCACTGTAATCGAACGCGAGAGATCGCCTCACGGGCGGAATCCTGCCGGGGCGGTTCGGGACACGCCGACGACCGGGCGTCCTTCAGGCCGGATTCGATCGCTGTTCATGACGGATTTCCGGATGGGCCGTGCGGAACCCATTGGATCCGTTCCATGACCCTTCTTACTCGTGTCACTTCAGTGAAGGCCCCCGCCACCTGCGCCGCGGTCGCCGCCGCCGCGCTGCTCACCGGACTGGTCGCGCCCGGTGCCGCCGCGGCCCACCCGCACCACTCCCCCGCCCACCACGGCCAGTCCCGCACGGAGGTCCCGTTCGTCGCCGCCACCGTGACGGCGGGCGACGACGGCTCGTACACCGTCAGCTGGAACGCCCCCGGAGTCCGCAGGGTCGGCGTCCGCGCGGGCGGCAGGACCGTGGCGCACGGCGACGGCCGCGACTCGGTCGTCGTGCGCGGGCTGCCGGCGGCCGACCGCCAGTGGTTCGACCTCGTCCCCGAGCGCGGCGGCTCACTGCGCCTCGCCGACCGCCTCGTCAAGCTGGAGGGCACGGTCAACTTCCGTGACGCGGGCGGCTACCGCACCCGCAACGGCCAGTGGGTGAGGATGGGCGAGGTCTACCGCTCGGACTCGTTGGAGAAGCTGACCGCCGGTGACCTGGCCAAGCTGGCGCGGCTCGGCATCCGTACGGTCTTCGACCTGCGCATGGCGTCCGAGCGCACCGCCGCGCCGGACAAGGTCCCGGCCGGCGCCACGCACGTCGTCGCCGACGTCATCGGGGACTCCCCCGTCTTCGGCGCCATGCCGACGACCGAGGCGGAGGCGGTGAAGATGATGGTGGACGGCGAGAAGGTCATGGTCAGCGGCGAGTCCGCGAAGGCCGCGTACACCTCCGTCCTCGGCGGCATCGCCGACGACGACAAGCACGCCGTCGTCTTCCACTGCACCGCGGGCAAGGACCGCACCGGCTGGTCGAACGCCGCCCTGCTGACCGCGCTCGGCATCCCGCGCGAGACGGTCATGGCCGACTACCTCGCCAGCAACGCCTACCGCCGCGCCGCCAACGAGGCGATCCTCGCCCATATGCCGGCCG from Streptomyces sp. FIT100 includes these protein-coding regions:
- a CDS encoding DUF397 domain-containing protein, with product MAIQKGALDTWTKSSYSGGNGACVEVKSPVEQAVAVRDSKVPAGPNLTFVPASWNAFVHEVGNGSL
- a CDS encoding GPP34 family phosphoprotein — encoded protein: MGRSRRTLPEELLLLALDPATGTTAQPQSLDLGLAGAQLVELALAGRIAPDGDRIAVVMPRPTGDPTLDSALELLRRRGSPVRAVHWIGGPRLGLRQTYLSHLERCGMVHAVAGQMCGVLPTTRYQATDTAISREIRARLDSAIRTGVPPDPRTAALAALAHAVGLGKHLYPGNEGRSSRSRLRDLIRHDPMGGLVAHAVMDVQNGVAAQPRRNNPAAGGRPSAGAVPVQPRGGSMARAAVH
- a CDS encoding tyrosine-protein phosphatase — protein: MTLLTRVTSVKAPATCAAVAAAALLTGLVAPGAAAAHPHHSPAHHGQSRTEVPFVAATVTAGDDGSYTVSWNAPGVRRVGVRAGGRTVAHGDGRDSVVVRGLPAADRQWFDLVPERGGSLRLADRLVKLEGTVNFRDAGGYRTRNGQWVRMGEVYRSDSLEKLTAGDLAKLARLGIRTVFDLRMASERTAAPDKVPAGATHVVADVIGDSPVFGAMPTTEAEAVKMMVDGEKVMVSGESAKAAYTSVLGGIADDDKHAVVFHCTAGKDRTGWSNAALLTALGIPRETVMADYLASNAYRRAANEAILAHMPAEQAEVYKPLLDVRPEYLNSGFDEVQDEYGSFNRYLDKALGIDARELRELRKDLLVG
- a CDS encoding helix-turn-helix transcriptional regulator; the protein is MASSVNPTVRRRRLGQELRRLRELKGMTAEEVAERLLVSQSKISRLENGRRSISQRDVRDLCGVYEVEDHRVVDSLMQMAKDSRQQGWWHAFGDIPYSVYIGLETDAASLRVYEPQIVPGLLQTRTYAEALITGALPESPVSDVEKRVQVRLRRQERIQTPDNPLRLWAVVDEAALRRVVGNRQLMREQLEFLVEQSQLPHVTVQVLPFDMGAHPGITGHYAVLEFPDASDSSVVYIEGVTSDLYLEKANDVHKYTVMYEHLRAQALNADQTREFIEDIAKGYAR
- a CDS encoding SDR family oxidoreductase; translated protein: MLLQGKTVIVSGVGAGLGHQVAATVVRDGGNAVLGARTEANLAKTAAELDPEGAHTAHRSTDITDETQCEALAALAVERFGGIDAVVHVAAWDSYFGGLEDADFATWQRVVDVNLLGTLRMTRACLPALKERGGSVVVIGTQSSVAAPSQVRQAAYAASKGALTSAMYSLARELGPHRIRVNTVLPGWMWGPPVEAYVQFTAHTEGVPEPEVLGRLTERMALPELATDGDVADAVAFLASDRARSITGQSLLVNAGELMR
- a CDS encoding ADP-ribosylglycohydrolase family protein, producing MTTATSAASAVWGRAEQQDFRARVRGCLLGAAIGDALGAGVAELTLDEIRTGHGTDGVGDYVPAYGRRGAVTAATQLTLFTVDGLIRAQVRRDTGAWHPPTDVHRAHLRWAATQRDWGPDERRKDNGWLAREEWLYARRDPDRASLTGLGDETLGTLDKPKNPTARDAGALVRSAPFGLLVGWEPQLVCQLAVECATQTHGHPTAYLSAGAFAVIVHGLARGETVDGSVQRALALLAPRPGHLPVTDALKQALGAVRQGIPGPARVAALGDPEHAEEALAVAVYATLVSEDARHGLRLAVNHDGASHITGTLCGALLGALHGETALPPAWLAELEGRSTILELADDFAMEMTQGPALHGPAVSGEGWLQRYPRG
- a CDS encoding sodium:solute symporter family protein encodes the protein MNSLDWTVLIGYFGVMVAIGIWSHKRVDNVSDFFTAGGKMPWWLSGISHHMSGYSAVMFTGYAGIAYTYGVTSFVTWSLPIAIGIFIGAKLFAPRLNRLRSRLHVASPLEYLKNRYNLKTQQALAWSGVLLKIVDVGAKWAAIATLLSVFTGISLNQGILITGVITGIYCTVGGLWADALTEMGQFIIQFFAGIAMLIAVMAELDGFSTLWTIWDKPELQGHGAPTAGPYTVTFLLAFLFIKTFEYNGGMWNQAQRYMATSSPTEATRSARLSAILWFVWPLVLFFPMWCAPLLVETQKADASDSYALMTEQLLPHGLLGLVIVGFFSHTMAMCSSDANAIAAVFTRDIMPVLSKKARTWTERAGLYAARWTTVAFLGLSMAIATQVNSPTFKNIITVVITWVAGLMGPIAIPFMLGLLKSFRKSGPTAALSSWALGLLAFWLVNYPISWSIEGGTPLQYKVSVPLAISLVVYVLVGFVKPEDTPERDAVLAQINGDGDDGAATAAVPAPAGPAAVPPVREGADG